One genomic region from Bradyrhizobium icense encodes:
- the dapB gene encoding 4-hydroxy-tetrahydrodipicolinate reductase, which yields MADMRLIVAGAGGRMGRALVRVISETPGTVLAGALEAPGSELLGKDAGVLAGLPANGVMLSADLWTLSANADGILDFTVPAATIANVAIAAERGLVHIVGTTGLSVSDMAVIKSVTSRAVVVQSGNMSLGINLLAALVKRVAQSLDESFDIEIVEMHHKAKIDAPSGTAFLLGEAAAAGRGIDLHARSARGRDGHTGARRPGDIGFAALRGGTVTGDHSVIFAGPMERIELTHRAEDRTMFAQGAVKAALWARGKAPGFYTMTDVLGLADF from the coding sequence ATGGCCGATATGCGATTGATCGTAGCGGGGGCCGGCGGCCGGATGGGCCGCGCGCTGGTGCGCGTCATTTCGGAAACGCCGGGCACGGTTCTGGCCGGCGCGCTGGAAGCGCCGGGCTCGGAACTTCTGGGCAAGGATGCCGGCGTGCTCGCGGGTCTGCCGGCCAATGGCGTCATGTTGTCGGCCGACCTCTGGACATTGTCTGCCAATGCCGACGGCATTCTGGATTTCACCGTGCCGGCCGCCACCATCGCCAATGTCGCGATCGCCGCCGAACGCGGACTCGTGCACATCGTCGGAACCACCGGCCTGTCGGTCTCGGACATGGCGGTCATCAAGAGCGTCACCTCGCGCGCGGTCGTCGTGCAGTCCGGCAATATGAGCCTCGGCATCAATCTGCTCGCCGCGTTGGTCAAGCGCGTCGCGCAGTCGCTGGACGAAAGTTTCGATATCGAAATCGTCGAGATGCACCACAAGGCCAAGATCGACGCGCCCTCGGGCACCGCCTTCCTGCTCGGTGAAGCCGCCGCGGCCGGCCGCGGCATCGACCTGCACGCCCGCTCCGCGCGCGGCCGCGACGGGCATACCGGCGCGCGGCGGCCGGGCGACATCGGCTTTGCCGCACTGCGCGGCGGCACCGTCACCGGCGATCACAGCGTGATCTTCGCAGGTCCGATGGAGCGGATCGAACTGACCCACCGCGCCGAGGACCGGACCATGTTCGCGCAGGGCGCCGTCAAGGCGGCGCTGTGGGCGCGGGGCAAGGCACCGGGCTTCTACACGATGACCGACGTGCTCGGGTTGGCCGACTTCTAA
- the dnaJ gene encoding molecular chaperone DnaJ, whose protein sequence is MSTKRCYYETLEVERNADESKLKSAFRKLAMKWHPDRNPGDAASEIKFKEINEAYEVLKDGEKRAAYDRYGHAAFEQGMGGGGPGFGAGFASSFSDIFEDLFGMAGQRGRGGGRERGADLRYNMEITLEEAYLGKTAQIEIPVSVTCEPCSGTGAKAGTKPKTCAMCGGAGRVRQAQGFFTLERTCPGCQGRGQMIEDACPNCSGTGRVTRDRTLSVNIPQGVEDGTRIRLAGEGEAGVRGGPPGDLYIFLSLATHEFFQRDGADLHCRVPISMVAAALGGEFEVPTIDKGKTKVKVPAGTQSGRRFRIASKGMPVLRSRQTGDMYVQVMVETPQNLTKKQQELLAEFEKLSSGATQPEALGFFTKVKDFFGSRAGS, encoded by the coding sequence ATGTCCACCAAGCGCTGCTACTACGAAACCCTGGAAGTCGAGCGGAACGCGGACGAATCCAAGCTCAAGTCGGCCTTCCGCAAGCTCGCGATGAAATGGCATCCGGACAGGAATCCAGGCGATGCCGCCAGCGAAATTAAATTCAAGGAAATCAACGAGGCCTATGAAGTCCTGAAAGACGGCGAGAAGCGCGCCGCCTATGACCGCTACGGCCACGCCGCGTTCGAGCAAGGCATGGGCGGTGGCGGTCCTGGATTCGGTGCGGGCTTTGCCTCGTCGTTCTCTGATATTTTCGAGGACCTGTTCGGCATGGCCGGGCAGCGCGGGCGCGGCGGCGGACGCGAGCGCGGCGCCGATCTGCGCTACAACATGGAAATCACGCTGGAGGAAGCCTACCTCGGCAAGACCGCGCAGATCGAGATTCCGGTCTCGGTCACCTGCGAGCCCTGTTCGGGCACCGGCGCCAAGGCCGGCACCAAGCCGAAGACCTGCGCGATGTGCGGCGGCGCCGGCCGCGTCCGTCAGGCCCAGGGCTTCTTCACGCTGGAGCGGACCTGCCCCGGCTGTCAGGGCCGCGGCCAGATGATCGAGGACGCCTGCCCGAATTGCTCGGGCACGGGACGGGTGACGCGCGACCGCACGCTGTCGGTCAACATTCCGCAGGGGGTCGAGGACGGCACGCGTATCCGGCTGGCCGGCGAAGGCGAGGCCGGCGTCCGCGGCGGCCCGCCCGGCGACCTCTACATTTTCCTGTCGCTGGCGACCCACGAATTCTTCCAGCGCGATGGCGCCGATTTGCACTGCCGGGTTCCGATCTCGATGGTCGCGGCCGCACTCGGCGGCGAATTTGAGGTGCCCACCATCGACAAGGGCAAGACCAAGGTGAAGGTGCCGGCGGGAACGCAGTCCGGCCGCCGTTTCCGCATTGCATCAAAGGGCATGCCGGTGCTGCGCTCGCGCCAGACCGGCGATATGTATGTCCAGGTTATGGTCGAAACGCCGCAGAATCTGACCAAGAAGCAGCAGGAACTGCTCGCCGAATTCGAAAAGCTGTCCTCCGGGGCAACCCAGCCGGAGGCGCTGGGCTTCTTCACCAAGGTCAAAGACTTCTTCGGCTCCCGCGCGGGCTCCTGA
- a CDS encoding NADPH-dependent FMN reductase — translation MSALKILVIPGSLRTGSLNARLAAVAAHELAQAGAEVTRISLVDFPLPIYDGDLQAKSGVPKNAVNLKRMMAAHHGVLMVTPEYNSSVPALVKNTIDWVSRVQDAHETRGQVFRDRVFAIASASGNRLGGARALAALRLILSACHATVIPNQFALAFAEDAYDEMDRLKNAADAEGLKALVRQLIDISQRMM, via the coding sequence ATGTCCGCGCTGAAAATCCTTGTGATCCCAGGATCGCTCCGCACCGGCTCGCTCAATGCGAGGCTGGCGGCCGTCGCTGCGCACGAGCTGGCGCAGGCGGGCGCGGAAGTCACCCGCATCTCCCTGGTTGATTTCCCGCTGCCGATCTATGACGGCGATCTGCAGGCGAAATCGGGTGTGCCAAAAAACGCGGTCAACCTCAAGCGCATGATGGCGGCCCATCACGGCGTGCTGATGGTGACGCCGGAATACAATTCCTCGGTGCCGGCGCTGGTGAAAAATACCATCGACTGGGTGAGCCGGGTGCAGGACGCGCACGAGACCCGCGGCCAGGTGTTTCGCGATCGGGTGTTTGCGATTGCGTCGGCTTCCGGTAATCGGCTCGGCGGCGCCCGCGCGCTGGCCGCGCTGCGGCTGATCCTGTCGGCGTGTCATGCAACCGTGATACCGAACCAGTTCGCGCTGGCGTTCGCCGAGGATGCCTATGACGAGATGGACCGCCTGAAGAACGCCGCTGATGCCGAGGGGCTGAAAGCTCTGGTGCGGCAGTTGATCGATATTTCCCAACGCATGATGTGA
- a CDS encoding 2,3-bisphosphoglycerate-dependent phosphoglycerate mutase — translation MSDRLLVLVRHGQSDWNLKNLFTGWKDPDLSELGISEAKEAGRKLKAQGLTFDVAFTSVLTRAQHTLKLMLAEIGQTGLPTKCDLALNERDYGDLSGLNKDDARKKWGEEQVLIWRRSYDVPPPGGESLKDTLARTLPYYVQEILPGVLRGERTLVAAHGNSLRALIMVLEKLTPEQILKRELATGAPVIYRLNADSTVASKLDLAA, via the coding sequence ATGAGCGATCGTCTTCTCGTGCTCGTGCGGCACGGCCAGAGCGACTGGAATTTGAAGAACCTGTTCACCGGCTGGAAGGACCCCGACCTCTCCGAACTCGGTATCTCCGAGGCAAAGGAGGCCGGCCGCAAGTTGAAGGCGCAGGGACTGACGTTCGATGTCGCGTTCACGTCCGTCCTGACGCGCGCTCAGCATACGCTGAAGCTGATGCTCGCCGAGATTGGGCAGACCGGGCTGCCGACCAAATGCGATCTGGCGCTCAACGAACGCGATTACGGCGACCTGTCGGGACTCAACAAGGATGACGCCCGCAAGAAGTGGGGCGAGGAACAGGTCTTGATCTGGCGCCGCTCCTACGACGTGCCGCCGCCCGGCGGCGAAAGCCTCAAGGATACGCTGGCACGCACGCTACCCTATTACGTGCAGGAGATTCTGCCCGGCGTACTGCGCGGCGAACGCACGCTGGTCGCCGCCCACGGCAATTCGCTGCGCGCGCTGATCATGGTGCTGGAGAAGCTGACGCCCGAGCAGATCCTGAAGCGTGAACTCGCGACCGGTGCGCCGGTGATCTACCGGCTCAATGCCGATTCGACGGTCGCGTCGAAGCTCGATCTGGCGGCTTGA
- a CDS encoding DUF2244 domain-containing protein, translating to MTAGNDFDPELDQPTLFSARVTPHRSLNRTGFLVLMIFISGVSFVAGIAFLLMGAWPVVGFFGLDALVIYWAFRVNFRSADATEDIMVTPTELRVRRVSHRGHLMEWSCNPLWVQLEQTGDPEFGIERIYLVSRGRRLSIGQVLGPDEKASFAKALLAALQVAKRGPTYNPVA from the coding sequence ATGACCGCAGGCAACGACTTTGATCCGGAGCTTGACCAGCCGACGCTGTTTTCGGCGCGGGTGACGCCGCATCGCTCGCTCAACCGCACCGGCTTTTTGGTGCTGATGATTTTCATCAGTGGCGTGAGCTTTGTTGCCGGCATCGCATTTTTGCTGATGGGCGCCTGGCCAGTGGTCGGCTTCTTCGGCCTCGACGCGCTGGTGATCTACTGGGCGTTCCGGGTCAATTTTCGCAGCGCTGATGCCACCGAGGACATCATGGTGACGCCAACGGAGTTGCGCGTCCGGCGGGTCAGCCATCGCGGCCATTTGATGGAATGGTCGTGCAACCCGCTCTGGGTACAGTTGGAGCAGACCGGCGACCCGGAGTTCGGCATCGAGCGAATCTATCTGGTCTCCCGCGGCCGCCGGCTGTCGATCGGCCAGGTTCTGGGTCCCGACGAAAAAGCCAGCTTTGCCAAAGCCTTACTGGCTGCATTACAGGTCGCCAAGCGCGGGCCAACCTATAATCCGGTGGCTTGA
- the nth gene encoding endonuclease III yields the protein MAKIIRASGAKTSVSSVPKKPTKKGTKALPRAKKSPKPKPLKSKQWTSAEIEEAFSRFRKANPEPKGELEHLNPYTLLVAVVLSAQATDAGVNKATRALFAAADTPEKMLALGEEKLRDYIRTIGLYRTKAKNVIALSQKLIDEFGGEVPRTRAEIESLPGAGRKTANVVLNMAYGEHTMAVDTHVFRVGNRTGLAPGNTPLEVELGLEKVIPSEFMLHAHHWLILHGRYTCLSRKPRCEVCLINDLCRWPEKTV from the coding sequence ATGGCCAAAATCATCCGCGCTTCCGGCGCCAAGACCAGTGTTTCGTCCGTGCCGAAGAAGCCGACGAAGAAGGGCACCAAGGCACTGCCCAGGGCGAAGAAGTCGCCGAAGCCGAAGCCTCTGAAGTCAAAACAGTGGACATCAGCCGAAATCGAGGAGGCATTCAGCCGGTTTCGCAAGGCCAATCCGGAGCCGAAGGGGGAGCTCGAACATCTCAACCCCTACACGCTGCTGGTGGCGGTGGTGCTGTCGGCGCAGGCGACCGATGCCGGCGTCAACAAGGCGACGCGCGCGCTGTTTGCGGCGGCCGATACGCCGGAGAAGATGCTGGCGCTCGGCGAAGAGAAGTTGCGTGACTATATCAGGACCATCGGCCTCTATCGCACCAAAGCGAAAAACGTCATCGCGCTATCGCAAAAGCTGATCGACGAATTCGGCGGCGAGGTGCCGCGCACGCGGGCCGAAATCGAGTCGCTGCCTGGCGCCGGCCGCAAGACGGCCAACGTCGTGCTCAACATGGCCTATGGCGAACACACGATGGCAGTGGACACGCATGTGTTTCGCGTCGGCAACCGGACGGGACTAGCGCCAGGCAACACGCCACTCGAAGTCGAATTGGGATTGGAGAAGGTGATCCCGTCCGAATTCATGCTGCACGCCCATCACTGGCTGATTCTGCATGGGCGCTATACGTGCCTGTCGCGCAAGCCGCGCTGCGAGGTGTGTCTGATCAACGATCTGTGTCGCTGGCCGGAAAAGACGGTGTAG
- a CDS encoding class I SAM-dependent methyltransferase encodes MPLQSSVRALKKPRLDDEVRFLRSWIEKPLHMGAVMPSSKVLARTMAQYVDVLSEGPVVELGPGTGAITNALIEHGVDQKRLVLVEYNPGFCALLRDRYPQAKVVQGDAYTLRASLGDALDAPASAVISGLPLVTKPMLTRLKLIRDAFMALAPGAPFIQFTYSVAPPIPKSLPGVSTEASERIWMNLPPARVWVYRKG; translated from the coding sequence ATGCCTTTGCAATCGTCCGTGCGTGCGTTGAAGAAGCCTCGTCTCGACGATGAGGTGCGCTTCCTTCGGTCATGGATTGAAAAGCCGCTGCACATGGGCGCGGTGATGCCGTCGAGCAAAGTGCTCGCCCGCACCATGGCGCAATATGTCGACGTCTTGTCCGAAGGACCGGTCGTCGAACTTGGGCCCGGGACCGGCGCGATCACCAACGCGCTGATCGAACACGGTGTCGATCAGAAGCGGCTCGTGCTGGTCGAATATAATCCGGGCTTCTGCGCGCTGCTGCGCGACCGCTATCCTCAGGCCAAGGTCGTGCAGGGCGATGCCTATACGCTCCGCGCTTCGCTTGGAGATGCGCTGGATGCGCCGGCGTCTGCCGTGATCTCCGGCCTGCCGCTCGTGACAAAACCGATGCTGACCCGCCTGAAGCTGATCCGCGACGCCTTCATGGCGCTTGCGCCCGGCGCGCCCTTCATACAGTTCACCTATTCGGTCGCTCCGCCGATCCCGAAATCGCTGCCGGGCGTGTCCACAGAAGCTTCCGAGCGGATCTGGATGAACCTTCCGCCCGCCCGGGTCTGGGTGTATCGCAAGGGCTAA
- a CDS encoding DUF1330 domain-containing protein: MAKGYWIGRVDVNNDEGYKPYAAANLAIFKKFGGRYVVRGGQFTAVEGQCRSRNVVIEFDSYEKALACYNSPEYQDNIKVRQPHSIAELIVIEGYDGPQP; the protein is encoded by the coding sequence ATGGCCAAGGGATACTGGATCGGACGTGTCGACGTGAACAATGACGAGGGCTACAAGCCCTATGCTGCGGCCAATCTCGCAATCTTCAAGAAATTCGGCGGGCGCTATGTCGTCCGCGGCGGCCAGTTTACCGCGGTCGAAGGCCAATGCCGCTCGCGCAATGTGGTGATCGAATTCGACAGCTATGAGAAAGCGCTGGCCTGCTACAATTCGCCGGAATACCAGGACAACATCAAGGTGCGGCAGCCGCACTCGATCGCTGAGCTCATCGTCATCGAGGGCTATGACGGTCCGCAGCCCTGA
- the pyrF gene encoding orotidine-5'-phosphate decarboxylase: MQPADIDPKDRLIVALDLPGVTEAEAMIARLGDSVSFYKIGYQLAYAGGLPLAQQLAKSGKKVFIDLKLHDIGNTVARGVESVAKLGATFLTVHAYPQTMKAAVEARQGSGLKILAVTVLTSYDDGDLHAAGYRLNVSDLVEARAQQAQVLGVDGLVSSPEEAAALRKIVGHQMNLVTPGIRPAGAATGDQKRIMTPARAIAAGADYLVVGRPVTEAADPKAAADAIQAEIKQALV; encoded by the coding sequence ATGCAGCCAGCCGACATCGATCCGAAGGACCGCCTGATCGTCGCGCTCGATTTGCCCGGGGTGACTGAAGCGGAAGCGATGATTGCGCGGCTCGGCGACAGCGTGAGCTTCTACAAAATCGGCTATCAGCTCGCCTATGCCGGCGGATTGCCGCTGGCGCAGCAACTGGCGAAATCAGGCAAGAAGGTTTTTATCGATCTCAAGCTGCACGACATCGGCAATACGGTGGCGCGCGGCGTCGAGAGCGTGGCGAAGCTCGGCGCGACCTTCCTCACCGTGCATGCTTATCCGCAGACCATGAAAGCCGCGGTTGAGGCGCGCCAAGGCTCGGGTCTGAAGATTCTCGCCGTTACCGTGCTGACCTCTTATGACGACGGCGACCTGCACGCCGCCGGCTATCGTCTCAACGTCTCCGATCTGGTCGAGGCGCGGGCCCAGCAGGCGCAGGTGCTCGGCGTCGACGGCCTCGTCAGCTCGCCGGAAGAGGCGGCCGCGTTGCGCAAGATCGTCGGCCACCAGATGAACCTGGTGACGCCGGGCATCCGCCCTGCAGGGGCTGCGACCGGCGACCAGAAGCGCATCATGACACCGGCGCGGGCGATTGCCGCGGGTGCAGACTATCTGGTGGTCGGACGGCCGGTGACGGAAGCGGCCGATCCCAAGGCGGCGGCGGACGCTATTCAGGCGGAAATCAAGCAGGCGTTGGTATAG
- a CDS encoding methylated-DNA--[protein]-cysteine S-methyltransferase, whose product MISAIQDQRLAKPGLHHAAALRDYDSVRRAIAFISEHWRTQPTIEAMADAAAVTPDELHHLFRRWAGLTPKAFMQALTLDHAKGLLRGSASVLDAALDSGLSGPGRLHDLFVTHEAMSPGEWKNGGAGMTLRYGFHASPFGTAIVIASERGLAGLAFADPGDEPTAFADMKRRWPNATYVEDHDGTVGLAQRIFDTRLWRPDQPLRVVLIGTDFEVRVWETLLKIPMGRAVCYSDIATKIKSPKASRAVGAAVGRNPVSFVVPCHRALGKGGALTGYHWGITRKQAMLGWEAGQVGLH is encoded by the coding sequence ATGATATCAGCCATACAAGACCAGCGCCTGGCCAAGCCGGGCCTCCATCACGCGGCCGCGCTGCGCGATTACGACTCGGTGCGCCGCGCCATCGCGTTCATCTCGGAACACTGGCGCACGCAGCCAACCATCGAGGCGATGGCGGATGCCGCCGCCGTGACGCCGGACGAGTTGCACCATCTGTTTCGCCGCTGGGCCGGGCTGACGCCGAAGGCCTTTATGCAGGCGCTTACCCTGGATCATGCGAAGGGCTTGTTGCGCGGTTCCGCGAGCGTGCTCGATGCCGCGCTCGACTCGGGGCTGTCAGGCCCGGGCCGGCTGCATGATCTCTTCGTCACCCATGAAGCGATGTCGCCGGGCGAATGGAAAAACGGCGGCGCCGGTATGACGCTGCGTTACGGTTTCCATGCCTCGCCGTTCGGCACCGCGATCGTGATCGCGAGCGAGCGGGGCCTTGCGGGACTAGCCTTCGCCGATCCCGGCGACGAGCCGACGGCGTTCGCCGACATGAAGCGGCGCTGGCCGAATGCGACCTATGTCGAGGACCATGACGGCACCGTCGGCCTCGCACAACGCATCTTCGATACGCGGCTGTGGCGGCCGGACCAGCCGCTGCGCGTGGTGCTGATCGGCACCGATTTCGAGGTGCGGGTGTGGGAGACGCTGTTGAAGATCCCGATGGGCCGCGCGGTCTGTTATTCCGACATCGCCACCAAGATCAAAAGCCCGAAAGCCTCGCGCGCGGTCGGCGCCGCGGTCGGCCGCAACCCGGTGTCGTTCGTGGTGCCCTGCCATCGCGCGCTCGGCAAGGGCGGCGCGCTAACCGGCTATCACTGGGGCATCACGCGCAAGCAGGCGATGCTCGGCTGGGAAGCCGGGCAAGTCGGATTGCATTGA